The following coding sequences lie in one Bacteroides helcogenes P 36-108 genomic window:
- the miaA gene encoding tRNA (adenosine(37)-N6)-dimethylallyltransferase MiaA — MHTLIVLIGPTGVGKTELSLRLAKQFHTCIISADSRQLYTDLKIGTATPTPEQRQQVEHHFVGTLNLTDYYSAAQYETEVLELLNTLFIKQNVVLLTGGSMMYIDAVCKGIDDIPTIDADTRQLMLQRYETEGLEKLCAELRLLDPEYYKIVDLKNPKRIIHALEICYMTGKTYTSFRIRQKKERPFRIIKIGLTRDREELYDRINRRVDQMIEDGLVEEVRRVSPYRALNSLNTVGYKEIFKYLDGEWPLSFAIDKIKQNSRIYSRKQMTWFKRDKEICWFHPEQETEILKYIGNAIK, encoded by the coding sequence ATGCACACCCTTATTGTACTTATCGGCCCTACCGGAGTTGGAAAAACAGAACTAAGCCTTCGATTGGCAAAGCAATTTCATACTTGTATCATCTCTGCCGATTCGAGGCAGCTTTATACAGACCTGAAGATAGGTACAGCTACTCCTACACCGGAACAACGGCAACAGGTAGAACATCACTTTGTCGGCACTTTGAATCTTACGGATTATTACAGTGCCGCCCAGTACGAGACGGAGGTACTTGAGCTTCTGAATACTTTATTCATCAAACAGAATGTCGTATTACTGACCGGAGGCTCTATGATGTATATAGATGCTGTTTGTAAAGGAATTGACGACATCCCCACCATAGATGCCGACACCCGCCAACTGATGCTGCAAAGATATGAAACTGAAGGCTTGGAGAAATTATGTGCGGAACTCAGGCTATTGGATCCTGAATACTATAAAATTGTGGATCTGAAGAATCCCAAACGTATAATCCACGCTTTGGAAATCTGCTATATGACAGGAAAGACCTACACCTCTTTCCGAATCAGGCAGAAGAAAGAACGTCCGTTCCGAATCATCAAAATTGGTCTGACCCGTGACCGTGAAGAACTTTATGACCGCATCAATCGCCGGGTGGATCAAATGATAGAAGACGGATTAGTAGAAGAAGTCCGCCGGGTATCTCCTTACAGGGCTCTGAACTCACTGAATACGGTAGGATATAAAGAAATATTCAAATATCTTGACGGTGAATGGCCTTTATCCTTTGCTATTGACAAAATCAAGCAGAACTCCCGCATCTATTCGCGTAAACAGATGACCTGGTTCAAACGGGATAAAGAAATTTGTTGGTTTCATCCGGAACAAGAAACTGAAATACTGAAATATATCGGTAATGCCATCAAATAA
- the lpxA gene encoding acyl-ACP--UDP-N-acetylglucosamine O-acyltransferase, with the protein MISPLAYIHPEAKIGENVEIAPFVFIDKNVVIGDNNIIMANANILYGARIGNGNTIFPGAVIGAIPQDLKFNGEETTAEVGDNNIIRENVTINRGTAAKGKTIVGSNNLLMESVHVAHDALIGNGCIIGNSTKMAGEIVIDDNSIVSANVLMHQFCRIGGYGMIQGGCRFSKDIPPYIIAGREPICYAGINIVGLRRRGFSNETIETIHNAYRIIYQSGLNNTDALKKIEDEMEMTPEISYIVNFIRESARGIIPAGK; encoded by the coding sequence ATGATAAGTCCCTTAGCGTATATTCATCCCGAAGCTAAAATCGGGGAAAACGTAGAGATTGCTCCTTTTGTTTTCATCGACAAGAATGTGGTAATCGGCGATAACAACATAATTATGGCAAATGCCAACATTCTGTACGGCGCACGCATCGGCAATGGAAATACCATCTTTCCGGGAGCTGTTATCGGTGCTATTCCTCAGGATTTGAAATTTAACGGAGAGGAAACAACAGCCGAAGTTGGCGACAACAACATCATTCGTGAAAACGTAACCATCAACCGCGGTACGGCAGCCAAAGGCAAAACGATTGTAGGCAGCAACAACCTGTTGATGGAAAGTGTCCACGTAGCACATGATGCCCTGATTGGCAATGGTTGTATTATAGGCAACTCTACCAAGATGGCAGGTGAAATAGTGATTGACGACAATTCCATTGTCAGTGCCAATGTACTGATGCATCAATTCTGTCGTATAGGGGGGTACGGAATGATACAGGGCGGATGTCGGTTCAGCAAAGACATACCACCATACATCATTGCCGGACGTGAGCCCATCTGTTATGCAGGAATCAATATCGTGGGATTGCGACGCCGTGGTTTCTCCAACGAAACAATAGAAACCATACATAATGCATACCGCATCATCTACCAGAGTGGACTCAACAATACAGACGCCCTGAAAAAGATTGAGGATGAAATGGAAATGACACCCGAAATAAGCTATATTGTAAACTTCATACGTGAATCAGCCCGCGGTATTATTCCAGCAGGCAAATAA
- a CDS encoding IS1096 element passenger TnpR family protein: protein MIYRFTIISDEVDDFVREIQIDPEATFYDFHQAILKSAGYTDDQMTSFFICDDDWEKEKEITLEEMDDNPEMDSWVMKETQLNELIEDEKQKLLYVFDYMTERCFFIELSEIITGKEMQGAKCTKKEGEAPKQTVDFEEMAAAGGSLDLGENFYGDQDFDMEDFDKEGFSGFDDGATDAPYEEDKY from the coding sequence ATGATATACAGATTTACAATCATCTCAGACGAAGTGGACGATTTTGTCAGAGAAATACAAATTGACCCGGAAGCCACTTTTTATGATTTCCATCAGGCGATTTTAAAATCAGCAGGCTATACAGACGACCAAATGACTTCTTTCTTCATCTGTGATGACGATTGGGAAAAAGAAAAGGAAATCACTTTGGAAGAAATGGATGATAATCCGGAAATGGACAGTTGGGTTATGAAAGAAACCCAACTCAATGAACTGATTGAAGATGAAAAACAAAAGTTACTTTATGTGTTTGACTATATGACAGAACGCTGCTTTTTCATAGAACTGTCAGAGATTATCACCGGAAAAGAAATGCAAGGCGCCAAATGCACTAAAAAAGAAGGTGAAGCTCCCAAGCAGACCGTTGATTTTGAAGAAATGGCAGCAGCCGGTGGTTCCCTCGACTTAGGAGAAAACTTCTATGGCGACCAAGACTTCGATATGGAAGACTTTGATAAGGAAGGATTCAGCGGTTTTGACGATGGTGCAACCGATGCTCCTTACGAAGAGGACAAATACTAA
- a CDS encoding hybrid sensor histidine kinase/response regulator transcription factor — MNIDKHIVKTVSILLFIFCSMGSRATTADKPYSYYFKQIGINERLSQSRVQAVLSDHKGYLWIGTQSGLNRYDRNMLTQYSDSKEQMLPSNDILFITEDALFNLWVATGKGICLYDRSNDRFTPVLVNDRKLLISSYLLTEQGIMLASNKAIYLYDYATRKINLLQALPEHKQNHYLCKMIRYDKQRILINTGYQVFFFNQKNHTVETVPFLKAETYTTVYMDSEKRLWASKFGGGLCCYKDGVLQREFNTSNSKLTYDVVYDIVEKDNQLWIVTDGGGVNIISLKNYAIDAIQQTQDDLRSLPTNAFFRIYKDPSENIWLGSIRSGLIGVREVYARSYRNVPFGNRYGLSNQTINSFFQDSDGFIWIGTDGGGINRFEPLSGTFVHYPSTQYEKVVSIVEYSSQELLYFSYNKGIFIFNKKNGQKRPFILIDRDTNDRNCISGFSTNILRIAKNKILFSGLNLYIYDMDTRKFSIAHSENTYFINNTPLFLSTEDNKTYLSTQSGIGVYDSNTDKFSTLFEAPYLTNDACIDCKGIFWLATTEGILRYNPVTKQHTHIQTDLFKEATSIIADRNGRIWIGTRQSLFIYSTQTKKFTILGETDGVLPNEYLFHAAMIDRTGNILMGGTAGMSIIHPSIRFNTASQQTIELLDVLLNGQPVPLKDDLQNGIDTIEIPWNFSSLQLKVLLNEKDVFRKSHFRFKIDGLNQRFANTASNSFSINYLPVGKYTITSSFYGQDTGWSAEQNLLLIIVTPPWWRTPWSYTLLILCIFTSVYFVNRYFTNKRKTAQAYEIEKIKNKSNEEKVTFLTNISHELRTPLTLICTPLKRIIDQNVHNEEENEQLTAIYRQAMQMNEIIDMALDVRKLEEGKEILHIKSYLLNEWIMEVAQKFMEEFKQKNIKLQFHLDNHIESVPFDKDKCNFVLSNFLMNALKFSESGTTTKISTQLSADGKQVSVSVSDQGIGLKGVDMNSLFTEFYQGFHDKGGSGIGLAYSKRLITLHKGNIHAMPNPGRGSTFRFELPLKQEEKQEKNNEEASAYLTYPDMKKTISFSTFSHLSILIVEDTPDLLNYMQKTMKEYFACTYIAKDGKRGLEQAMNKLPDIIVTDMMMPNMNGLELCHEIKQNLRISHIPVILLTAYSNQENMYESYKTGADAFLSKPFDMNTLLALIANQINIREQIKARYQGQSEVLPTLQETSFSNADETFLLKLNKLINDNIANPEMDVSFLASNLCISRSLLYNKVKSLTGMSSIDYINQMRIEKAITLMKTSTLTLTEISEQTGFSTLRYFSKMFKNIKGIIPSEYKKGLDL, encoded by the coding sequence ATGAATATAGATAAACACATCGTAAAAACAGTCAGCATTCTGCTCTTTATTTTTTGCAGTATGGGAAGCCGGGCTACTACGGCAGACAAGCCTTATTCCTATTACTTCAAGCAGATAGGCATAAATGAAAGGTTGTCGCAATCCAGGGTACAGGCCGTACTCAGTGATCACAAAGGCTATCTATGGATTGGCACTCAGTCCGGTCTGAACCGCTATGACCGGAATATGCTTACTCAATATTCCGACAGTAAAGAGCAGATGCTTCCTTCCAACGACATCCTCTTTATCACCGAAGATGCCCTGTTCAATCTTTGGGTAGCTACCGGTAAAGGTATCTGTTTATACGACCGTTCAAATGACCGATTCACTCCGGTACTGGTGAATGACCGGAAGCTGCTTATCAGTTCATATCTGCTTACCGAGCAAGGAATAATGTTGGCAAGCAATAAAGCCATTTACCTGTACGACTATGCTACTCGAAAAATCAACTTGCTGCAGGCATTGCCCGAACATAAGCAAAACCATTATCTTTGCAAAATGATACGCTATGACAAACAGCGCATATTGATAAATACGGGTTATCAAGTCTTCTTTTTCAATCAAAAGAATCATACAGTAGAAACGGTTCCATTTCTCAAAGCAGAGACATATACCACTGTTTACATGGATTCAGAAAAGCGTCTGTGGGCAAGTAAATTCGGTGGCGGACTTTGCTGCTACAAAGACGGAGTGCTGCAACGGGAATTTAATACCAGTAACTCAAAGCTCACTTATGACGTGGTATATGATATTGTAGAGAAAGACAATCAACTTTGGATTGTGACTGATGGAGGTGGAGTAAATATCATCTCACTGAAAAATTATGCCATCGACGCCATACAGCAGACTCAGGATGACTTGCGCTCCCTGCCAACCAATGCCTTCTTCCGCATTTATAAAGACCCTTCCGAAAATATCTGGTTAGGAAGCATACGAAGTGGACTTATTGGTGTGCGTGAAGTATATGCACGCTCTTACCGAAATGTCCCCTTCGGTAACCGCTATGGCCTTAGCAATCAAACCATCAACAGTTTCTTTCAAGACAGTGATGGTTTCATCTGGATCGGCACGGACGGTGGCGGTATCAACCGATTTGAACCGCTTAGCGGAACCTTTGTACATTATCCGTCCACTCAATATGAGAAAGTAGTATCCATTGTAGAATATTCATCCCAAGAATTGCTCTACTTCTCTTATAATAAAGGAATTTTCATCTTCAACAAAAAGAACGGGCAAAAACGTCCCTTTATCCTGATAGACCGGGACACAAATGACCGTAATTGCATCAGTGGCTTTTCCACCAATATACTACGCATCGCAAAAAACAAAATTCTATTCAGCGGACTAAATCTTTATATCTATGACATGGATACTCGCAAGTTCTCTATCGCCCACTCCGAAAATACATACTTCATCAATAATACGCCCTTGTTTCTGAGCACAGAAGATAACAAAACTTATTTATCCACACAGTCTGGAATAGGTGTATATGATTCCAATACAGACAAATTCTCCACACTATTCGAAGCTCCCTACCTCACGAATGACGCATGCATAGATTGTAAAGGAATATTCTGGCTGGCAACCACCGAAGGTATCTTACGCTACAATCCGGTGACCAAACAACACACACACATACAAACAGATCTTTTTAAGGAAGCTACTTCCATCATTGCCGACAGAAACGGAAGAATATGGATAGGAACCCGCCAAAGCTTGTTCATCTATTCCACCCAAACAAAGAAATTTACGATCTTGGGAGAAACGGATGGAGTATTACCCAACGAATACCTATTTCATGCTGCTATGATAGACCGCACAGGAAATATCTTGATGGGAGGTACGGCAGGTATGAGTATCATTCATCCAAGCATACGCTTCAATACAGCCAGCCAGCAGACCATCGAATTACTCGATGTGCTGCTTAACGGTCAACCCGTCCCTTTAAAAGACGATCTTCAGAATGGAATTGACACCATTGAAATTCCCTGGAACTTCAGCTCACTCCAGTTGAAGGTATTGCTCAATGAAAAGGATGTATTCAGAAAAAGCCACTTCCGCTTCAAGATAGACGGGCTTAATCAGAGATTTGCAAACACAGCGTCCAACTCTTTCAGCATCAACTATCTGCCGGTAGGTAAATACACAATCACTTCTTCTTTCTATGGACAGGACACGGGGTGGAGTGCAGAACAAAATCTGCTGCTCATCATTGTCACCCCTCCTTGGTGGAGAACACCTTGGAGTTATACACTCCTTATCTTATGCATCTTCACGAGTGTTTATTTCGTCAACCGGTATTTTACCAATAAAAGAAAAACAGCCCAAGCTTATGAGATAGAAAAAATCAAAAACAAGAGCAATGAGGAAAAGGTCACATTTCTTACCAATATAAGCCATGAATTGCGCACCCCACTCACACTGATCTGTACTCCACTGAAACGGATCATTGACCAGAACGTACACAATGAAGAAGAAAACGAACAATTAACCGCCATTTACCGGCAGGCCATGCAAATGAATGAAATCATTGATATGGCTCTGGATGTGAGGAAATTGGAAGAAGGGAAAGAGATTCTGCACATAAAATCATATCTATTAAACGAATGGATAATGGAAGTTGCCCAAAAATTCATGGAGGAATTTAAACAAAAGAACATCAAACTTCAGTTCCACCTGGATAATCACATAGAGTCAGTGCCTTTTGACAAGGACAAATGCAACTTTGTTTTGTCCAATTTCTTGATGAACGCCTTAAAATTTAGTGAAAGTGGCACAACCACCAAGATCTCGACACAATTATCTGCTGACGGGAAACAGGTCAGTGTATCTGTAAGTGACCAAGGCATCGGGCTGAAGGGAGTGGATATGAATTCCCTTTTCACCGAGTTCTATCAAGGGTTCCATGACAAAGGAGGAAGCGGTATCGGGCTGGCTTATTCCAAACGTTTGATCACACTGCACAAAGGCAATATTCATGCCATGCCAAATCCCGGTCGAGGCTCTACTTTCCGTTTTGAACTACCACTCAAACAAGAAGAGAAACAAGAGAAAAACAACGAGGAAGCAAGTGCGTACCTGACTTATCCCGACATGAAAAAAACTATCTCCTTTTCTACATTTTCACATCTTTCCATCCTCATAGTAGAAGATACCCCGGATCTGCTGAACTACATGCAGAAGACAATGAAAGAATACTTTGCCTGTACTTACATTGCCAAAGACGGCAAAAGAGGACTGGAACAAGCCATGAACAAACTCCCCGACATAATAGTAACCGATATGATGATGCCCAACATGAACGGATTGGAACTATGCCATGAAATAAAGCAAAACCTGAGGATAAGCCATATTCCTGTCATTCTGCTCACAGCATACAGCAATCAGGAAAACATGTACGAAAGTTATAAAACCGGAGCAGACGCTTTTTTATCGAAACCTTTTGATATGAATACCTTATTGGCACTCATAGCCAACCAGATAAACATACGCGAACAGATTAAAGCCAGATATCAAGGACAATCTGAAGTATTACCCACACTGCAGGAAACCAGTTTCAGCAATGCAGATGAAACTTTCCTTCTAAAGCTTAATAAACTAATCAACGATAACATAGCAAATCCTGAAATGGACGTCAGCTTCCTGGCGAGTAACTTGTGCATCAGCCGTTCTTTACTATATAACAAGGTAAAATCACTCACCGGAATGAGCAGCATAGATTACATTAATCAGATGCGCATTGAAAAAGCCATAACACTTATGAAAACTTCCACTCTGACACTGACTGAAATATCAGAACAGACCGGATTTTCCACTTTACGATACTTCAGCAAAATGTTCAAAAACATTAAAGGCATTATTCCGTCCGAATATAAGAAAGGACTTGATCTCTAA